One stretch of Streptomyces sp. 135 DNA includes these proteins:
- a CDS encoding MFS transporter yields the protein MQTNPHAPARATRKEWTALAVLMLPLLLVSMDVSVLYFAIPQISADLDPSGTQQLWIFDIYAFVLAGLLMTMGSLGDRIGRRRLLLFGATAFGAASVVAAYADSAETLIAARAVLGIGGATLMPSTMALVRAMFHDAGQRATAIGIWSGVLIAGIALGSVMSGVLVEYFWWGSVFLVNLPAMVVLLLLAPLLIPESKDPAPGRFDLLSVPLSMAAVLPLVWGLKETAAEGIRTEYVASVAVGLVFAALFVHRQRTTASPMISPDLFRGRGRTFGAAVSLNLVSALAVMGSTYFTTQYLQSVLGKSAVEAALWALLPSVPIGFAAPVATALVRRGVDRAHVVAAGFVVAAGGCGLLALAGTDSLWVVLAGAGVMACGSVVVGSQLTDLALGAAPVEKAGSASSLLETGQEFGGAMGMALLGSIGNAVYRDAIPGSAPAEARETLGGAVSAAHHLPGRAADTLLTTAREAFTNGMHAAALTGAVILLAAATVAAGALRTKKAGRAGEISPGPPGTSSPSGTSSPSGTSSPSGV from the coding sequence ATGCAGACGAACCCGCACGCTCCCGCCCGTGCCACCCGCAAGGAGTGGACCGCCCTCGCCGTCCTGATGCTTCCGCTGCTGCTGGTCTCGATGGACGTCTCCGTCCTGTACTTCGCGATACCGCAGATCAGCGCCGACCTCGACCCCAGCGGCACCCAGCAGCTGTGGATCTTCGACATCTACGCGTTCGTGCTCGCCGGACTGCTGATGACGATGGGCTCGCTCGGCGACCGCATCGGCCGCCGCAGGCTCCTGCTGTTCGGGGCCACGGCCTTCGGCGCCGCCTCGGTCGTCGCCGCGTACGCCGACAGTGCCGAGACGCTGATCGCGGCCCGCGCGGTGCTCGGCATCGGCGGCGCCACCCTGATGCCGTCCACCATGGCGCTGGTGCGCGCCATGTTCCACGACGCGGGTCAGCGCGCGACGGCGATCGGCATCTGGTCCGGCGTCCTGATCGCCGGTATCGCGCTCGGCTCGGTGATGAGCGGCGTCCTCGTCGAGTACTTCTGGTGGGGCTCGGTCTTCCTGGTCAACCTGCCCGCGATGGTCGTGCTCCTGCTCCTCGCGCCCCTGCTGATCCCGGAGTCCAAGGACCCGGCGCCGGGCCGCTTCGACCTGCTGAGCGTGCCACTGTCGATGGCCGCGGTACTGCCGCTGGTCTGGGGCCTGAAGGAGACGGCCGCCGAGGGCATCCGGACCGAGTACGTCGCCTCGGTGGCCGTGGGCCTGGTCTTCGCCGCCCTGTTCGTCCACCGCCAGCGCACCACCGCCTCGCCGATGATCTCGCCGGACCTCTTCCGCGGGCGCGGCCGTACGTTCGGCGCCGCCGTCTCGCTGAACCTCGTCTCGGCCCTGGCGGTGATGGGCTCGACGTACTTCACCACCCAGTACCTCCAGTCCGTCCTCGGCAAGAGCGCCGTCGAGGCCGCGCTCTGGGCGCTGCTGCCCTCGGTGCCGATCGGCTTCGCGGCGCCCGTCGCCACCGCGCTGGTGCGGCGCGGCGTGGACCGTGCGCACGTCGTGGCCGCCGGTTTCGTCGTCGCCGCCGGTGGCTGCGGTCTGCTCGCCCTGGCCGGCACCGACTCCCTGTGGGTGGTCCTCGCCGGCGCGGGCGTCATGGCCTGCGGCTCGGTCGTCGTCGGCTCGCAACTGACCGACCTGGCGCTCGGCGCCGCCCCGGTCGAGAAGGCGGGCTCCGCCTCGTCACTCCTGGAGACCGGACAGGAGTTCGGCGGCGCGATGGGCATGGCGCTTCTCGGCTCCATCGGCAACGCGGTCTACCGCGACGCCATTCCCGGCTCCGCACCGGCCGAGGCCCGCGAGACGCTCGGCGGCGCGGTGTCCGCCGCCCACCACCTGCCGGGGCGGGCGGCGGACACGCTCCTGACGACGGCGCGCGAGGCGTTCACCAACGGCATGCACGCCGCGGCGCTGACCGGCGCGGTGATCCTGCTGGCGGCGGCGACCGTGGCGGCGGGGGCGTTGCGCACGAAAAAAGCCGGACGAGCCGGGGAAATATCCCCCGGCCCGCCCGGCACATCCAGCCCGTCCGGCACGTCCAGCCCGTCCGGCACATCCAGCCCGTCCGGCGTCTGA
- a CDS encoding TetR/AcrR family transcriptional regulator — protein sequence MGHREDLLEGAKRCLLEKGFARTTARDIVKESGTNLGSIGYHYGSKDALLAQAYIALIEPVADDFESSRIEGSAGKGSLERFQEVWGHLIRSVPEARPIWMMTLEVITQGERLAGIRELLIEAQKQGRSGLAALFTGIEESALPDDVLESEGRFYTTLLNGLMVQWLFDPDSATTAEQLTEGLRRVMERARGEA from the coding sequence ATGGGACACCGTGAAGATCTGCTCGAAGGGGCCAAGCGCTGCCTGCTGGAGAAGGGGTTCGCGCGGACGACGGCCCGCGACATCGTGAAGGAGTCGGGGACGAACCTCGGGTCCATCGGCTACCACTACGGGTCGAAGGACGCGCTGCTCGCGCAGGCGTACATCGCGCTCATCGAGCCGGTGGCGGACGATTTCGAGAGTTCGCGGATCGAGGGGAGCGCGGGCAAGGGGAGTCTGGAGCGGTTCCAGGAGGTCTGGGGCCATCTCATCCGCTCGGTCCCCGAGGCGCGGCCCATCTGGATGATGACGCTGGAGGTCATCACCCAGGGCGAACGCCTGGCGGGTATCCGCGAGTTGCTGATCGAGGCGCAGAAGCAGGGGCGCAGCGGACTCGCGGCGCTGTTCACCGGCATCGAGGAGAGCGCGCTCCCCGACGACGTGCTGGAGAGCGAGGGCCGCTTCTACACCACGCTGCTCAACGGCCTGATGGTGCAGTGGCTCTTCGACCCGGACTCGGCGACCACCGCCGAGCAGCTGACCGAGGGGCTGCGGCGGGTGATGGAGCGGGCGCGGGGCGAGGCCTGA
- a CDS encoding CU044_2847 family protein, with protein sequence MQGLTRVPLEGGGVILFEAGPELELGGPVKAGRVGDAIRELPQTLQAALVPVRETARVVLEHLKEAGPDEAEVEFGVNLSSEAGAVIIKSGAAVHLKIRLLWKKDEPAPAAGDAGA encoded by the coding sequence ATGCAAGGTCTGACGCGGGTGCCGCTGGAGGGCGGCGGAGTGATCCTGTTCGAAGCCGGGCCGGAACTGGAACTCGGCGGGCCAGTGAAGGCGGGGCGGGTCGGGGATGCGATCCGTGAGCTGCCGCAGACACTGCAGGCCGCTCTGGTGCCGGTTCGGGAGACCGCGCGGGTGGTACTGGAGCACTTGAAAGAGGCGGGGCCGGACGAGGCCGAGGTGGAGTTCGGGGTCAATCTCTCGTCGGAGGCCGGCGCCGTCATCATCAAGAGCGGCGCAGCCGTTCACCTGAAGATCCGGTTGCTCTGGAAAAAGGATGAGCCCGCGCCCGCCGCGGGAGACGCCGGAGCATGA